The sequence below is a genomic window from Flavobacterium sediminilitoris.
AATCATCTGAGTATGTTGATAAATAATCTATTTGCGCAACATTTAAAGCTGAAGCATCAATAATTACATCCGTATTTGAATCTGGAACAGCTAATCCTTCCCAATTTGCACAATTAAACCAATTTGTATCTATTCCTCCAACCCATTGTCCTGCTGGATTACTAGCCCCTATTTGAAATGTTTTCCCTGCACTTGTTGTTAAATTACTAGAAGGGTTTAAAGTATATCTTCCTGTTCCTAATGTCCAATTATTAGAAACATCTGCAACTGCATTTATTATTTGATTAAGAGAAGCTATTCCATGTTCTTTATCGTTCTCATAATAACCACTTACAGCGTTTAAATCTACACTTTCCACATTAAAACAAGTTAACGCAGATGGCAATCTTGATTCTCTTGGATTTGAGGAGCTTGTTGAACTAGAACCACTACATGCATTTGCTAACGGAACCCAAGCGGCTCTATTTGTTAAACCATGTAATAATTTTCCAGTCAAATAATAATTAGCTTCATTTAAATCTATAGTCCCATCTGAAACAAAGCTTCCTTGAATTAAATACATTTGATCTGGCGAACTTGTTGAAATATTGGGTGTTCCTCCAATAATACTACCCGAAAAATCAGAAGTTCTGTTTGTAGATGTTGTTCCTGTAATCACAGAAATAGATCCAAACCAAATTGGCGAGTTATTAGTTATTATTTGCAATACTGATCCGGCTGGAATACTTGTTGCACCATTATATGTTATAACCACTTCATATGGTGCTTCACTTGGATCATCTCCTCCTCCTCCCCATTTATCTGTTCTAACACCTGCCAAAGCACCTGCTTCATATCTAGAATTAACAATTGAGAATACAGTACCAGGAACAATATCAACTAAAGTTGCTATCAAATATTCATCATTTGCTCCACTCCCATTTATTTGACCATCAAATCCTGTAAAAATAAGCTCTCCAGGTCTAAAGGTTGTTCCATTTGTCACAAATAATGTTGCTAAATCAGATGTTATTGATGTACATGGTGATGTCCCAGAAATAATTACTTGATATTGATTTCCATTCATAGCTAACGTTGCAGATGGTGTCGTGTAACTACTTGAATTTGTTCCAACATTCACCCATGAACCACCTCCATCTGTTGATACTTGCCATTGATATGATGATGCGTTATTTGCCACAACACTAAAAGTTGCTCCTAATCCTGTTGTTGCAAACTGATCTGTTGGTTGAGTATTTATATTTACAGGGTTGGAAACTGTTACCATACTTGAAATGGAATTCGTTGACCAGCAAGTTCCATCAAATGTTCTCACGTAATAAGTCCCTGATGTTGACACATTATAAGAAGATGTAGTTGGAAAGTTTGTATCCATTCCATTTGCAGTTACTTGCCAATATGCTGTTGCGCTTGGCAAAGAATACGTTAAATTTGAAGACCCACACCCAGAAATAACAGAAATAGTCCCGATTGGATCTACTGGAGGTGTACAGGTAGGAACAACTGTTCCATTAAATACAAAGTCATTAATACTAAAAGTTCCCGTAGCTGAAGAAGCTCCCCATCCATAAAATCTAAAAGTAATTGGACTCGCTATATTTTGAAAAGTTCCTGCAGCAAGACTAATTGTACCAGAAACATTCGGAGAACCTATGTTAGCAGTATAACCATCCAAACTACTTCTAAATGCAAAATTTGTTGCACCTGTTCCAGAAGCCTGACCAATATATACAAAACTAATAAAGTTAATTTCATAACCACTATTTGGAGTTAATATAAACTCAAAATATTTAGCTGTATTCAAAGAACCTGAATTCCAATTATTAGCACTATATCTATCATTAGCTGAAGCCGCATTAATTCCTGAGCCTCTACTAATTCCTGATACTGTAATATTAGAATCAAATGTTTGTCCTATTGTATAAGGATTTGAAGTACTTGGGTTTGTTCCTGTTATTGGATTTTCAAATATAGATTGCGCACACGCAAAGTACCCTGAAATAAGGGTAATTAGTAGTAATCTTAGCTTCATGGTTAATAGCTTTAAAGATTTGGTTAATAACAAAATAGCCTTTAAAAGTAGACAAAAATATTTAATAATACCTATTTTTGTTGAAAATTAACTTTACTAAATCGTTAAGACTTTGAATAAAGAAAACAAAGACACGCTCACATCACAAGACATTCGCACAAAAATGGAATATTATTGCTCTTATCAAGAGCGATGTTACAAGGAAGTAGAAGAAAAATTATTTTTATTAAAAGCTTCAAACTTAGAAAAAGAAAAAGTGCTTATGTATTTAATAGAAAATAATTTTATTAATGAAGAACGATTTGCCAAAAGCTTTGTTAGAGGTAAATTCAATTATAAAAACTGGGGAAAAATAAGGATTAAAAATGAATTAAAATTTAGAAACCTTTCTAATAAATTAATTGAAATAGCTTTAAAAGAAATAGATGAAAATAATTATGTTGAAAAATTCCATTTACTTGCTGAAAAAAATTGGGAAACAATAAAAGAAAGAAAAGGACCTAAAAAAAATAAAAAGTTTGTCGATTTTTTATCTAGGAAAGGATATGAATCTCATTTAATCTATGAAAAACTAAGAGAATTAGACAATTAAAATAATAATACTTATTTCTAAATTCTCACTTATACTTTCAATAAAGTATCTTTGCAAAAAAAACATCCATGTTAGAAGATAAAAATCAAAAAAAAACAAGCATTGCCGAGCTAGGTGAGTTTGGTTTAATTGACCACTTAACAAAAAATATTCAGATAACTCAAGAATCTACAATAAAAAGCATAGGTGATGATGCTGCTGTTCTTGATTTCAACAACAAAAAAGTAGTTATTTCTACTGATTTATTAATTGAAGGAGTACATTTTGATTTAGCTTATATGCCATTAAAACATTTAGGTTATAAAGCTGTTGTTGTTAATATTTCTGACATTTGTGCAATGAATGCAACTGCAACCCAAATAACAGTTTCGATTG
It includes:
- a CDS encoding regulatory protein RecX; protein product: MEYYCSYQERCYKEVEEKLFLLKASNLEKEKVLMYLIENNFINEERFAKSFVRGKFNYKNWGKIRIKNELKFRNLSNKLIEIALKEIDENNYVEKFHLLAEKNWETIKERKGPKKNKKFVDFLSRKGYESHLIYEKLRELDN